TGCTCGCGAAAGCGGGGCTCTCCCGGAGTGGCCTCCTCGAGGCGGTCCCGACACACGACCTTCCCGTGGAGTCCCACGTCCCCGCCGCCGGGCAGGGTGCGCTGGCAGTCGCTGCCAAGGACGGCTCGGCCGCCGCCGAGGCCATCCACGAGGCGCTGGACCACGCGCCGGCCCGCATCGCCACGACGGTCGAGCGGATCGTCATGCAGGAACTCGGCGCCGGCTGTGTCGCCCCGCTGGGCATCCACGCAACCCTCCAGGGCGACGTGGTCAGGACCGCGGTGCAGGTGCTCAGCCGTGACGGGAGCGAGACGATCGCCGAGACCCGGGCGCTGGAAGTGAACCGATACGCGGCGGCAGCCCGCGAGTTCGCCGCCGATCTGGCCGACCGCGGGGCCGACACCCTGATTCAGGAGGCGAAACGCGAATGAGCGAGCGACCTCGCGTGGCGGTCTTCCGCCCGGACGACGAGCGAATGGCCCAGGCGATCGAGATGCTCGAATCCCTTGCCGTAAAGCCGGTCCCGGACCCGATGCTCGAAATCCGACCGACTGGGGCCACCCCACGCACGGACGCGGCCGTCACGATCCTCACGAGCAAGACGGGCGTCGAACTCGCCGAAGGATGGGCACCCGGCGACACACGGCTGGTCGCGATCGGACCCTCGACCGCCGAGGCCGCCGAAAACGCGGGGTTCGAGGTCGATCTGATCCCCGACGCCTACACCTCCGCCGGGCTCGTTGGGGCCCTCGCGGACTCGGTCGCCGGCGAACGCGTCGAGGTGGCCCGGAGCGACCACGGCAGTACCGTCCTCACCGACGGGCTGAACGAGGCCGGCGCCTACGTGCACGAGACCGTCCTCTACGAACTGACCACGCCCGCCGACGCGGGCGAGTCCGTCGAACTGGCCGCCGCTGGCGAGCTGGATGCCGCGCTTTTCACCTCCTCGTTGACCCTCGAGCACTTCCTCGCCATCGCGTCCGAGCGAGGGATCGAGGCCGAGGTCCGGGCGGGACTCGCCCAGGCGACGGTGGGCGCGATCGGCTCGCCAACCGCCGAGACGGCCGCGTCAATGGATCTTTCCGTGGACGTGGTCCCGGCGGACGCCGACTTCGAGGCCCTGGCCCGGGCGGTCGTCGCCGAACTCGACTGATCACGTTTATCCCGGATGCCGACCCACTTTCGGATGATGGATCCGCCGGTCCCAGCACTCCACGACCGGGCCGTGGCCGCCGCCGATCGGCTGCTCGCGGCCGAGTCAGTCCGGGTGGTCTCTCACGACGACGCCGACGGCCTGACGAGCGCGGCAATCGCTGTGACAGCCCTCGAACGGGCCGGGCTCGCGGTCGAGGTGGATATCAAACACGGGCTCGACGAGGCGGCGATCGACGATCTGGCCGCGACTGGTGGGACCGTCCTGTTCACCGATCTGGGGAGCGGCGGACTCGATCGACTCGCCGATACGGGGTCGTTCACGCCTATCGTCGCCGACCACCACGAACCGGCAGACGGGTCGATCGAACACCACCTCAATCCCCACTGTGTCGGGCTCGACGGGGGGCGGGAACTCGCCGGAGCCGGGACAGCCTATCTCCTCGCCCGGACCGTCCTGGATCGGGCTGGCGTCGACGAGCCCGACCCACGCGAACTCGCGGCACTGGCCGTCGTGGGGGCCGTGGGCGACCGGCAGACCGTCGACGGGGAACTCGTGGGGGCAAACGCCGCGATTGCTGCCGAGGGGGAGGCTGCCGGCGTCATCGAGAGCGGGACCGACCTCGCGATCTACGGCACGCAGACCCGGCCGCTGCCCAAACTGCTGGAGTACACCACGGACGTTCGAATCCCCGGAATCACCGGGAATCGACGGGGCGCGATTGGATTTCTGGAGGACCTGGACGTGGAGTTACGAACCGAGGCGGGCTGGCCGACCTGGGCGGATCTCGGGGCCGAAAAACGGACCCAGGTCGCGAGTGCGCTGCTCACTCGGGCCGTCGAGCGCGGGGTGCCCCCGGAGCGAATCGATGCGCTGGTGGGGACCAGTTACATCCTCTCCCGGGAGGAGCCAGGGACACAACTTCGGGACGCGAGCGAGTTCGCCACGCTCCTGAACGCGACGGCCCGCTACGAGGAAAGCGAGGTCGGGCTCGCCGTTTGCCGGGGGGATCGGGATGGCGCACTCGATCGAGCCGAAACGCTTCTCCGGAACCACCGGCGGAACATCTCCGCGGGGATCGAGTCCCTCGCCGAGACGGGCACGACCGAGACGGACCACCTCCAGTGGGTCCACGCCGGCGAGCAGATCCGGGCGACGATCGTCGGCATCGTGGCCGGGATGGCCCTGGGCGAGGGCGACATCGACCGACACACACCCATCGTCGCGTTCGCGAACAAGCCCGACGAGGGCATCAAGGTCTCCGCCAGGGCGAACGGCCGGCTCGGCGATCGGGGGCTAAATCTCGGGACGGCCCTGCGCGAGGCCGCCGCAACCGTCGGCGGCGAGGGTGGCGGGCACGCGATGGCTGCCGGCGCGACGATCCCCGAGGGAACAGAAGAACCGTTCGTCAGCGCCCTCGACGAGCGGATCGGCGCACAACTGAATTAGGCCAGAATCGAGTTCAGGAGCTTGGACTGAGCCGCGGCGAGGTGTTCGGTGAAGGTGGAGGTGGTGATGCCCAGTTCGTCGGCCACCTCTCCCGCGTTGGCGCCTTTTGGGTGATCGAAGTACCCCAGCCGATGGGCTGTCTCCAGAACCTCCCGCTGGCGATCCGTGAGTTCGCCCCGGTCGACGAGCACGAGATCGCCCTCGCCGGCCTCCTGTGCCCGGACGATGCGGACGATTCGCACGTCGGGGAACGTGTTGCGAACGCCGATGACCACCTCTCGAAGTTCGTCCATGTCCGCGACGTAGACGGCAAAGTGAAGCG
This region of Halodesulfurarchaeum sp. HSR-GB genomic DNA includes:
- a CDS encoding uroporphyrinogen-III synthase, whose translation is MSERPRVAVFRPDDERMAQAIEMLESLAVKPVPDPMLEIRPTGATPRTDAAVTILTSKTGVELAEGWAPGDTRLVAIGPSTAEAAENAGFEVDLIPDAYTSAGLVGALADSVAGERVEVARSDHGSTVLTDGLNEAGAYVHETVLYELTTPADAGESVELAAAGELDAALFTSSLTLEHFLAIASERGIEAEVRAGLAQATVGAIGSPTAETAASMDLSVDVVPADADFEALARAVVAELD
- a CDS encoding DHH family phosphoesterase, translated to MDPPVPALHDRAVAAADRLLAAESVRVVSHDDADGLTSAAIAVTALERAGLAVEVDIKHGLDEAAIDDLAATGGTVLFTDLGSGGLDRLADTGSFTPIVADHHEPADGSIEHHLNPHCVGLDGGRELAGAGTAYLLARTVLDRAGVDEPDPRELAALAVVGAVGDRQTVDGELVGANAAIAAEGEAAGVIESGTDLAIYGTQTRPLPKLLEYTTDVRIPGITGNRRGAIGFLEDLDVELRTEAGWPTWADLGAEKRTQVASALLTRAVERGVPPERIDALVGTSYILSREEPGTQLRDASEFATLLNATARYEESEVGLAVCRGDRDGALDRAETLLRNHRRNISAGIESLAETGTTETDHLQWVHAGEQIRATIVGIVAGMALGEGDIDRHTPIVAFANKPDEGIKVSARANGRLGDRGLNLGTALREAAATVGGEGGGHAMAAGATIPEGTEEPFVSALDERIGAQLN
- a CDS encoding helix-turn-helix domain-containing protein, which codes for MPTGIRAELAFESPDACRITQYLGDAGDAKSISWSVAPESGRITEEFAVEGDPDIEEATQVFSYGDRSVYRFQREQAECCPCGIVQDFDVPVRDVRTVDGALHFAVYVADMDELREVVIGVRNTFPDVRIVRIVRAQEAGEGDLVLVDRGELTDRQREVLETAHRLGYFDHPKGANAGEVADELGITTSTFTEHLAAAQSKLLNSILA